Genomic segment of Salminus brasiliensis chromosome 16, fSalBra1.hap2, whole genome shotgun sequence:
CACTGATAGACATGTTATGGTTTTCATATAGCAGCGATGATATTCTGCAGCAACAGGCGAGCATTGCTGGAATTGTAAGGGAGATCCAGCCAGGCTTTTTATATCCGTCCTAGTAAAGAACTGGGCTAGGGAATATGTGCTAGGCTGAGAGCATTAGCGAGTGCCCCAGATAAATTGGGTAAATAATGTTCTTTAATCAGGTGAATTCAGAGGGGAGGGAGCGTGTGCAGAGACTCTGCCTCTCCCGCGCAATCTAATTTGCCAGGCCGAGAATCAAGGGCTGGAGGTTAATTTCTTATCTGAGGCAGACGGCTTCTGGTCTTAAAGCTTCTGCTGCACTCAAAGGCTTCTTCCAGCACAAAATTGCTTATAAAGACTGGGGGTTTTAACGCCATGATGGCCCCCTTCACTGACTACACATCCTTTATCCTAATACTGCAGCCTTATCAAGAATGTGCTTTATATAAAGCTCCCATGGGCCAGGGGTCCATTCAAACAAGTCATCGGATCATGCTCGAGCCAATTAAAACAGACCTCCTGCATCCCTGCCTCTTCTGCTGAACATGACTTCACGGCAATTAcacaaggacaaaaacacatcagacaaacacaaacgTGGTGCACAGCACCAACAATGCTCCATTTGAGAGTATGCAAGGGTGTGTAACAAATAGGAGTTGCAAAAGCTTTCTGTTGTAGGCCAGTCCAGAAATGTTGTCTGCCAAGGTACAGCTGTGCTTGCTGATCTATTTAAGGCGCTGCTTTTTAACCTGCCGTATGATTTTACAACTCCTGGCAAAGAACCAGCCCTAAAACAGAGAGCTAAAAACAGACATTAGAGACTTTTTTGATGtcccagatttttttttaagttctaCTATATAGTTGCCAGTGGTGATACTTTTGCTATATTTCTAGATTCATGTGGGTTCCTAGCTTCTTAATTAGTGCTATATGACAAAAATGTTCTTCCTCCTTAATGTTACACAACGAGCCCCTGATATAAAAATATCCCCTATGAGTATAGAATAGAAAGAGACAAGTGTGggtgacagagagacaggagtGAGGACCAGCTCAATAGGGAAATGTGATGACAAGTTCAAATGCAAAAGCAAATCCCTTATTCATCAGAACGGAAGCAGGTCTCCAGAAAGTCTTAGCATTTGACACTAATGCGCTATGAGTGCTGAAAAGCACTGttacagagaaagacagagaggaagcGCTAAAGAACAAGGTCAAAAACCTGCACACACAGGATTCAAATCTATTACAAATTCCTGCCAGTGGGGTCTAACAAATGGAGGTAGATATCCACATGCCTTTGAGTATTAGATATGAATACTGTGCTCTAACCAAGTAgttcctaaccctggtcctggaggactcTACCTTCAAGTCTGGAAGGACTTGTAAATTGCCTGTTTGGgtagatcaggtgtgttgggagctggGTAAACATTAATGTTTGCAGAGCAGGGGGCCTGCAGGATcagggttggaaaccactgCTCTAATCTATTCTCATGTTATTCAAAATTGGGCAGGAAccgctgtctgtttgctacatCCCTCCTTAAATATGCAACCATATCAGAGAAAGACAGATTGACACTGTGGTGAAACACACCTGTAAACCTGCTGCATCTGGCATGCTAAGTCTGCGCACAAAGCCGCTGCCGCCTGTGAAGAAGCGTTCCGAGCCCCAGGTCCCACTTATGGGCCTACCAGTGTTGTAGAACATGAAGGTGTCGCTGCCAGACGTGGCGGTCAGGCAGGTTTTGTAGCAGTAGGTTTTGGTCAGTGAACCATTTCCACGGACCTCAATGTAGTGAGGCTCAACTTTCAGATCCCGGCGGAGCACCACATTGTTGTTTGGTTGAgaccctcctccacctcctccaccacctccctCCTGCGAATTCTTCTGAGACACACAGCAGGGAGAGCAGGAACCAGGCTGGGTGCAGTAGGCATGGCATCGTACAATGGCCAGTACCACCACTGTAACCAGGAAGACAAAGGTGGTGGCACTGAGAGCTATGATCAGGTAGAGGGTTACGTTGGAAAACAGCAGGGTGCTGTGAGGCCGGATGATCCTCTTCGGGTCTGGGGCAACCTTAGGTGGCACCTCCATCACAGCTATGTTAATTGTGGCAGTAGAAGAGAGTGGTGGCTCACCATGGTCCTTCACTAGCACAGTGAGACTGAACGAGGTGGAGTTGTCTTCCAGGACCCGCCGCGTGGTGCGAACCTCCCCTGTGTGTTCATGCACCTTGAACAGATCCAGATCAGTGGACTGGTCCAGGACATAGATGAGCCAGGCATTCTGTCCAGCATCTGCATCATATGCAATCACCTTGCTGACCAGCGCACCAGCCTCAGCATTCTTCATCACTGTTTCTGTAGAACGTGTCCCATTGGCAGGAGGGCTCATGATCTCCGGTGGGTGGTCGTTTTGGTCCATCACGTAGATGTAGACTGTTGCTACACGACTAAGGGGAGGGATACCACCATCCTGAGCTTTGACCTGGAAATGAAACTCTCGCAGAGACTCATAGTCGAAGGAGCGGAGGGCGTAGGCCACACCAGTGTCCGGCTTGATTGACACATATGAAGTGACGGGAATGCCATGGTTGTTGTCATTCAGGACAGTGTAAGTGATGCGGGCATTCTCGTTCACATCTGCATCCTGGGCCTTGACGGTGCAGAGAGATGCTCCTGGTGCATTGTTCTCCATGACATACACAGTGTAAGACGTCTGCTCGAATCGTGGCGGGTTGTCATTGACATCTGCCACATCCACCTGAATGGTCTTCTgggaggagaggggaggggtGCCGCCATCAGTAGCGCTGAGGGTGACGTTATAGGCTGCTGTGGTCTCACGATCCAAAAAGGCAGAGGTCACTAACGTGTAGTAGTTCCTGAAGGACTTGATTTTGAAAGGGAGGCCAGGCGGTATCTCCAGGGTCACCTGTTTGTTGGGGCCAGAGTCCCGGTCCGTCACACTGATCAAGGCCACCACAGTGTCGGCACGGGCGTCTTCACGTACCGGACTCGACAAGGAGGAGAGCACAATCTCAGGAACATTATCGTTCAcgtccaccacctccaccaccactttgCAATGGGCTGCAACCGCAGCTGGCCCTTTGTCCATGGCTTGTATGTACATTTCATATGAGTTGGTGTCCTCGTAGTCCACGTTGCTCCTCACACGGATCTCTCCAGTGTTGGTGTCCATGCTGAACATCTGCCTGACCCTTTCTGGAGTGTAACTGCTGAACGAATAAAACACCTCACCGTTGGTGCCCTCATCCTGATCGGTCGCGTTCAGCTTGATCACGAGCGTGTCTTTGGGTGAATTTTCGAGCAGCTTCACTTTATACACCGAGCTGTCGAACACCGGGTTGTTGTCGTTGGAGTCCAATACGCGCACGGTGATCGTGGTACTGCCGGTCAGGGCCGGTGTACCTCCGTCCGTCGCGGTCAAAATTAGCTGATGCTGCGATGCTTGCTCGCGGTCCAGCGGCTTCTTAAGCACAAGCTCGACGTGCTTGCTGTTGGGCACCGGCTTATTGGAGTCGAGCGCGAAGTGCTCGTTCGGACTGATCCGGTAAACGCGGACTGAATTGGTGCCGGCATCGGGATCCTGAGCGTGCTCGATGGGAAAGCGCGCTCCCGTGATCTCAGACTCGCTGATTTCCAGCTGGTACTCGTCCCTAGGGAACTGGGGCGCGTTGTCGTTCGTGTCTGCCACCTCTACCTCGATGCTGTGCACCTCGGAAGGGTTCTCCAAACGCGCCTCGAGATTTAAAATGCAGCTACTCGCGTCGCACAACGCCTCCCTATCGATCCTCTCGCTTACGAACAGCTTTCCATTCTTAGCGTTCACGTCCACGTACCGTTTGCCTCCGTCAGACGTTACCTTGAGCTTTCGGGTGGGGAGCTTTCGGATGTCCAGCCCCAAATCCTGCACAATGTCACCTACAAGCGCGCCGCTGTCCAGCTCCTCCGGAACGGAATATCGTATTTGTCCGAGCGCGAGGCCACAGCATAGGAAAACCAGGAATAAAATAGGCACGTCTCTTCTCGAGCACTTACATTTTCCCGCGAGAGCCATCGCAAGATCATGGGGTCCGCAGGCGGAttagaagcagcagcagcagctctccgTCGTTTTCATCTGAAGCAGTATATCTCGCCTCCCACCGCGGCATTAACGCGGGGCTAATTGTCTCCGCCGCTCGTGTGCGCGACGCTCTTGCTCGCAAATGCCGCGTTAAATGCGCACGGATATTCCTTGGATGCATCCATGTTTCCTTTGTCCGCGCTCGCTCGCTctatttctttctgttttttccccttttgcGCGCCGCTGACGGGTGTTTCCACTGGTACTGCTGCGTCTCACCGTGCGCGCGCGCGCTGGACCGAccaccctcccctccctccctcccgctctctctctctacccctcccCTCTTTCTCCAGGCTCCCCTTCCACCCCAccatttccttctctttctctcctctttcttctgatttctctctctctctctctctctctctctctctctctctctccctctctctctctccttataaGGATCTGCTCGGTGGCGTCAACCCACTCAAATAAAGCTCCCCGTTTCCCAACATCTCCAACAAAGAGCTACAATTCGGTGGCTTTTCTGATTGTTGACCCCTCACCAAACACATCGTCTCTTAACTGCAGTGCAAATGTGGAAAATGAAAGGCTACTTAATTACTGCCATTGCTGAAACTCATGCAGTCATTGTGTTTTTCCATTATTtccattctttaaaaaacgGGCTGTGCATTTCAGTcgctataatataatatagacgTTGTAACCGTGCTTACGGTATACGTATACTAAACAAGGCAATAAACCCATACATGCTATAACATGATATTCATTGGTCATAATAGAACCAATCCAGGCAATCTCCAGGATTCTCCAACCACAAAAAGTGAGGCcagcaatttatttatttatttatttattcatattttgttTGAGATACTAATTAAATTCTTTGCTCTAAATCGCTTCGCTTGGTGCTCTCGTGTCCAAGAAAAAAGGTTGCCACTCCGGATATAAAACAAAAACCTTCATACATTTAATTTACCGACTAAAACACAACTACAAGTTGTTtacaaaagtttaggcacccctggtgtaattacattttacacattttacatttttttttttttatatgccgGAAAAGGTGACATTGAAGATCTGTTCATTTAGAAAATTAACGACAGCTCGTTTAAACGGGGAGCGCAAACGTTTGCAAATGcctgtaaaatgtgtgtgtgtcctgtgtgcCAAACCTACACCCCTGACATCATCCTGACAGGCACAATCCTTTTTTAACATGGACACTGTGTTTTAACATGTTAATGCAACATAGGACTGACAGCTGGAATAAGTATGTCAAAAGTTGCCCCACTTTCTCCAATCATCCCCATTCCCATcgttatcatcatcatcgtccccatcatcatcactgtgtCAACGCTTTGACTCTAGTCTGACGGGGTGGCCTGAGGCATCTCTGAGCCTCCATCAACATGCACAACAGCTAGTTCATTTGTCACTCTGAAACTGATGACACCAACTCAAGTAAATTAACTGCACTAAGCTCTATACCAACATTACAAATTTTAGGAAGGGTATGAATACAATCCACCATTGGATTAAacccactgacagctgaagtgaataacattcaTAACCAGATTCCAGTGGCTCCAGTTAAACAGTGGATATATTAGGgatcaagtgaacagtcagttcttgaaggtgatggaggtgccgaagcaggaaaaatgtgtaaatgttagaatctgagacactttgacaagaaccaagctATTATGTTTAAGATGACTGCTACATAtgtggtgccagataccacagggacACCTACAAGAATCTTGAGGACTTCATGCCTCGACTGGTCATAGCTGTTTCGCTAAAATGAATGGGAGCTACATAATATTAGCCAGGTTGATTTGATGTCAAATAGTATGGGTTGATTTGATTTGCATGAATCTGCACCATGCTGTCCCCTGTGGATGCTCAAATATTCACAAATACTGTTGCCATCCTTTTTACTTCATACAGTGTCTGTTTTTATCTACCAGAAATGATTTCTTACTTAAGTATGTTAATTATTTCtcaaatttaattatttaaatattccaAATCTTAATTATTTAACACAGACGTTCTCTGTGTAAATATGCAGATTATATCTGATGATATCTTGCCCTGATCAAAGTAGAGGCATGTATCTCGTTCTGTCTTTCGTCCTTTTGGTTTGTGTTAAGTGTTTTTGACAAAGCATCAAATCTAAATGTTAAAGCattgtgtgttgtttttctaTTGATTTGTGTTATTATCACAAAAACGCAATGAAAGGAAGGAAGGGAAAAAGGAAGGGCATAGAATGGCTAATCTGTTCTGTGCAAAACAATCTCAGATAATCTTATAAAACTCAAATGAGCATCATTCATTAACTCATAAAATGATCTCTAAAGCTTTTCTGTAGAGCAGAGGTTGATGAGAATCATGGTTCAAAAAGCTCCAATATCATCTCAGATGCTTCAAATGGGTCTTTGAGCGacagccatagaagaaccaattttagTTCCTTTAAATTTAGGTGATggttatttatacatttaaaataatcttTACATGCTGTCTGCCattagcagccagagccagagagagcacaattgctaccttgctctctctcgctccacATTACTTCATTGTGGGTGTCTGCTTGCAGACATTTTAGAGCCGTCTACCTGAAGCTTTCCTCCTAGTCCATTGGTTgtctggtgatgttgcatcggcggcagttcgaaGAGAGacagtggctggttgtgcatgtgtcagaaGAGTCTTCTGTCAGTCCtaaccctcccagtgtcagtaACATTACATAGGGAGAGAGTACTAATGAGAGGATTGGGTAATAGActatctaaaattggggaggaagaTTAGGTAGAAATTAAAATAATGGTTTCCTCACTCATGATTCTTTGTGGGACCAAAAGTCTTTTTAATGACATAATCCTAAGAACCACTTGAAGCACCTTTAATCAATTCAAAACTgtataaaaaaacagcagcagtgattTACAGGTTAATACAGTGACTATAGGCTTAAATTtttcttctgggaaggctttacactagatattggaacatttgctgtgaggacttgattgcattctggTGTTAGACAATTAGTTCTGCCGTTCTAACTCATctcaaatgtattggatggagtgcaaTCCTGCCAGAGAGTGCAGCTCcacggctccacagctccacagctcagtgctggggtgCTTAggcccctctagctcacacttggcattgggcatgttgaccttaggctcatatgtggctgctccagagcatcctatTCTACTGGCGATGCTTCTTTATGCTGATTATTGGAAGCAATTGACATATCAGGAATCGGTATATGGCAGGCAtgtctggatatttttttttGACATATTGAGCCAAATCCATCAAACAGTATTTAGCTCCCATTGGTTTCCAAAGTTACAATAGCAATTCCCAGCCAATTGTATTTTAACATGTGTCATCAGTAACAGCCAATCAAAGTAGACATTCAAATAAGTGTCTTCATATTAATGTTTAACCAAAGCTCAGCTCTGGTTAAGGGGGCCACCAATCTCATGGACCACCAATCTCAGAATCAGAGCCATGGACTCTAATTAAAGAAGCAGAAGTAAATAAGAAACAACATCAATGTGGTATCAGTTGTTAAAAcagctttctctgtctctgtgtctcgaTCTCTCCCTCCCACTCCCACTTTTCACTGTGACCCTCTTTGGCCTTCTACCCTACATCACATGAAAAATTTAAGGGCGAAAAGGAGTCAGACACTACTTTTAACCTAGAAACCCAAAATATAATGCATATTTTATATCATCAATCAAATATTCTGCCATTCAGTCTTTCAAAACTTCCTCTTCACAATAATCTTCACCtgcatttttctatttttttttttatttattttcgtCGGCCTGCTGGTATGCGATGAAAGAGCACCAGTGGCATTTCCAGGTGTGTCTCTTTTCGCTGCAgggacctgtgtgtgtttatctgcatCCGATAGCGAAAAAGGGAAATAGGCGTAATCCTATCAATTACACACAGTAGCAGGCTCTGTACACCTGCCCCCTGCAACCCAAATCTTTAACTACCTCTGATGTAGCTGTGCTCTCTTAATGATCTCGTCAGGCGGCATTCGCTCCCATCTGCTCCAAACACTCAGGGAAAGAGGATTGAGACATCATGGGCTCTTCTCAGAAGTAAAAACCTGGTTTCACATGAAGTGACCCACTAACAGCCAACCCAGAGGATTTCTCAGAGGGAGAGGTTGGCCACTACCCATCCCCACAGTCAACATCACCTGAGCGGAGTTGTATGATGGGAAGCTGGTAGTGGATAAAGATGGGAAATAACATCAGCTTCCCTGTATTAGTCTACACTCTTACTGCTGTCGGGGGAAGGCTtcctattagattttggaggagcactgctgtgcggatttgattgcaataagggacaagagcgttagccagatcaccttatccccaacttcTCTATTAGATTAGAGTCTATAAGATAGAAATGCTAtacagtgttgctttaaatgttcaTAAAAGTTTTTACTAGAACTAGAACCACTGAATGCAAAGTCCACATTAGATTAATAGCAATGATTAATGATTTTTGGAAGGTTCCCATTCATCAAGTAAAAGCATGGATGCCCTGTTGACCGTCTGCTACTCTCTGGCCGGGGTCAGTGTTCAGACTGAAGAGGCTTTGGGTTTTGGATCATTAAGTGAATTTGCGCCTTGCCCCTGTCCCCGGCCAGCCTTATATAAGTGTGCTGGATTTGAGTGGAGGTGCACCCATCTGAGAGAGactgcacacacagcctgcaCCGGCACTGCCCTCagcaaggacacacacacacacacacacacacacacacacacacacaccacactagAAAACATCTctgtctccctcactctctctctctcttccatcttTCCTTTCAGTGAATtgctctttccttttctttctctctctctctctctctttcacacacacacacacagttattctCTCTTCCTCTACATATCTCATTCATATAACGCCACTCAAATCGTCTATTTCTATCCCAATCTGACAGATGTCTAGCCTTGCTACTGCTGTTGTTGTCTCCCCCTGGACCCACACCTGCTGTCCCACCACCCCCCCGAGCGCAGATGCAGAAGCCCACCTGATCTCCCCTTCGAGCCCTCCACCGCAGAGTGACCTCAAAGTGGTCATGATCAGAAAGGATGAGCAATGACCCGGCTGCTGCCAAACATGCACTCACACCAGTCCCTCCTCTCGCGGCCGTGAGTCACCCATCTGCAAAGGTCAACCTCCTCGTGCCTATCTCCATAACAACAATGTGACTAACCACCGTGCACCGGAGCGTTTCCTCGAGACGTATAGTTTTGAGGATTCTCCACTACAGGCTGGTCTGCAGTCAAATTCATAGGAAATAAAGGCTCCCCAATGGAGCCAGGGTTTGCTGGCCTGTCCTAAAGAGTCCATCCAGTGAAAAGTGTTAGGAAAACCTTTTCTAATGCCTTCACTACAGCACCAAGGTAAAATAAACCAACCCATAAAAAAATtgatatatggccatatatagtatatatacatattcctTACTTCTTGTTCCTTACAAAAAGACATCATTTTAGTATTcactgaataataatattacaattctaatttataataatagtagAGGAGATACAAACATAGAACGCGTATAAACAGTTGATATGCAGTTGATATATTTCAGTATAAACCATTATCTTGACATAATATATTTCGTACAGATATGTTACGATAGCTTATGTGGATATTCCTAATTCCTGAATTGGAGTTTTTTTAAAGCCCCTGATCTGCTCTGTTCCTTTCTCTAGATgtttaaacccccccccccccccccccccccttggcACATTAAGTCTACATTAAGTCTTAATTTACACTGATAGGTCATTCAAATGTGTGCACCATCCActtcataataacaataaactaaaaaacaaacaaacaaaaaaaaaactaaaaatgaataAGCTCATTTTGTATTCCATTCATGTAGAACTGGTGTTTGTATGTAAATTCAatctcttatttttttattgtactgtTTTCTGGGGTCAGTAAAACATCATTGGCCAGATATCAATGTAATCGTCAAATAGCATCGTTTCAATTAGCACTGCTGATCTATGGATGTAACGCATGGTTTAGAATAACGCATAAAGAATAAACTGTTATTCTGAGAGACGAGCTTTTATTAGAGAGTGAGGCTTTAGAAAAGGAAGCTTGTCCTTAAAAAGCCGAAAGGGGTAAGGCAAGGAAAGAGGGGCAGTCAAATTGCCCCATAATCCGTGGTGACACGAGGGAACAGAAGCAGAGGCAGAGGAAACGCAGACAGCAGACAGACCTCTGCTGGCCACAGCATGAAATGAACAGCTCATGAAATGAATTCAACacgctgtaaaaaaaaaaaaaaggaggaataAGAAATGACGAAAAAGCAGGCTGCACCACCACTGCAGCAGACAGAGTGCGCTAGTCGACCACTTTCCGTGTTCAGCCTGCCTTCCGCTCAGCTTGACTCAGTCCGCCACCTGCAGCCCTCTGCAGAGAAGACCCAGCCCAGAACGCACACAGCCACACTGCAGAGTTACCTAATGCTGCACTCCTACTGTCTGCGCTCCGTCCACAGACGTATATTAATAATCTGCAGTATACAGACGTATACAAGAACAATGACCACCATCAAAAGTAGCATTAAGCACAATGCTATGCGTACTGCGAAATGCTATTGGAGTAATACGTGCAAATGGTCCAGCAAAGAATGGCTGGATCTCATTAACATAACAGCATAGCAcagcacacacagtctctctctctctctctctctctctctctctctctctctctctctcacacacacacacacacacactgtatatatgtataggaactga
This window contains:
- the LOC140537174 gene encoding protocadherin alpha-C2-like isoform X1 → MALAGKCKCSRRDVPILFLVFLCCGLALGQIRYSVPEELDSGALVGDIVQDLGLDIRKLPTRKLKVTSDGGKRYVDVNAKNGKLFVSERIDREALCDASSCILNLEARLENPSEVHSIEVEVADTNDNAPQFPRDEYQLEISESEITGARFPIEHAQDPDAGTNSVRVYRISPNEHFALDSNKPVPNSKHVELVLKKPLDREQASQHQLILTATDGGTPALTGSTTITVRVLDSNDNNPVFDSSVYKVKLLENSPKDTLVIKLNATDQDEGTNGEVFYSFSSYTPERVRQMFSMDTNTGEIRVRSNVDYEDTNSYEMYIQAMDKGPAAVAAHCKVVVEVVDVNDNVPEIVLSSLSSPVREDARADTVVALISVTDRDSGPNKQVTLEIPPGLPFKIKSFRNYYTLVTSAFLDRETTAAYNVTLSATDGGTPPLSSQKTIQVDVADVNDNPPRFEQTSYTVYVMENNAPGASLCTVKAQDADVNENARITYTVLNDNNHGIPVTSYVSIKPDTGVAYALRSFDYESLREFHFQVKAQDGGIPPLSRVATVYIYVMDQNDHPPEIMSPPANGTRSTETVMKNAEAGALVSKVIAYDADAGQNAWLIYVLDQSTDLDLFKVHEHTGEVRTTRRVLEDNSTSFSLTVLVKDHGEPPLSSTATINIAVMEVPPKVAPDPKRIIRPHSTLLFSNVTLYLIIALSATTFVFLVTVVVLAIVRCHAYCTQPGSCSPCCVSQKNSQEGGGGGGGGGSQPNNNVVLRRDLKVEPHYIEVRGNGSLTKTYCYKTCLTATSGSDTFMFYNTGRPISGTWGSERFFTGGSGFVRRLSMPDAAGLQPKGPNADWRYSASLRAGVQSSVHMEESSAVMQGAQGMLVQNWPTVSSAADGEGEGQLSPPVGAGINSNSWSFRYGAGPGYGPPQALKPGELPPEAFIIPGSPAIISIRQDPGALDDKGDFITFGKKEEAKKKKKKKKDKKDKKDKGKDDGDE